From a single Nicotiana tomentosiformis chromosome 2, ASM39032v3, whole genome shotgun sequence genomic region:
- the LOC104119858 gene encoding uncharacterized protein isoform X1, with amino-acid sequence MPLPIRKSGSRAPNQVFAMQIKPSYMANYQFPLNPQRKLHSCSQVYSSFNKQETAPNSSRLQFIRKKKLLSDLSTWGIGGPANYFVQVFNQTQLVSAVRYCDEQSMRYIILGKGSNCLFDDMGFDGCVILNRIEFLEKIEHGVYRVGSGYPFNRLGFVCANEGFSGLEFAGGVPGTVGGAAYMNAGANGQETADTIDSMEIITNEGESRMLKRRELNFGYRSSPFQEMKELASITAVTFRLKFSKTAREMQQEYLARRWRTQPLAQRSAGSVFRNPFSMGFSAAELIEQAGLKGLKVGGAMVSNKHANFFINCGSATSQDMLELIGIVKDAVNQKFGVELKEEVLYIHPS; translated from the exons ATGCCACTGCCCATCAGAAAGAGCGGTAGCAGAGCCCCAAACCAAGTATTTGCAATGCAAATAAAGCCCTCATATATGGCAAACTATCAATTCCCTCTAAACCCACAAAGAAAGTTGCATTCTTGTAGTCAAGTTTACAGCAGTTTCAACAAGCAAGAAACAGCTCCAAACTCGAGCCGGTTACAGTTTATTCGCAAGAAGAAGCTGCTCAGTGATCTCAGTACATGGGGCATTGGAGGCCCTGCTAATTACTTCGTCCAAGTCTTTAACCAAACCCAACTTGTTTCTGCTGTCAG GTATTGTGATGAGCAATCGATGAGATATATAATATTGGGTAAGGGCTCGAATTGCCTGTTCGATGACATGGGTTTTGATGGTTGTGTCATTCTCAATCGGATCGAGTTCTTGGAGAAGATAGAACATGGAGTATACCGGGTAGGAAGTGGGTACCCGTTTAATCGTTTAGGATTTGTGTGTGCAAATGAAGGTTTTTCAGGGCTTGAATTTGCTGGGGGTGTTCCTGGGACTGTTGGTGGAGCTGCTTACATGAATGCTGGAGCAAATGGCCAG GAAACAGCTGACACTATTGATAGCATGGAAATCATCACAAATGAAGGCGAATCTAGGATGCTAAAAAGAAGAGAGCTAAATTTTGGCTATAGGTCATCACCATTTCAAGAAAtgaaggagttggcatccattACTGCAGTTACATTCCGGCTCAAGTTCTCCAAAACTGCACGAGAAATGCAGCAAGAATACCTGGCTAG AAGATGGAGGACACAACCTTTGGCGCAAAGAAGTGCTGGTTCAGTTTTTAGAAATCCATTTTCTATGGGTTTTTCTGCTGCAGAATTGATTGAGCAAGCTGGGTTGAAAGGGTTAAAAGTTGGTGGAGCTATGGTCTCAAACAAGCATGCCAACTTTTTCATAAATTGTGGTTCTGCAACTTCTCAAGACATGCTTGAGCTCATAGGCATAGTTAAGGATGCAGTAAATCAAAAGTTTGGAGTAGAACTAAAGGAAGAAGTCTTATACATACATCCATCTTAG
- the LOC104119858 gene encoding uncharacterized protein isoform X2, with the protein MPLPIRKSGSRAPNQVFAMQIKPSYMANYQFPLNPQRKLHSCSQVYSSFNKQETAPNSSRLQFIRKKKLLSDLSTWGIGGPANYFVQVFNQTQLVSACRYCDEQSMRYIILGKGSNCLFDDMGFDGCVILNRIEFLEKIEHGVYRVGSGYPFNRLGFVCANEGFSGLEFAGGVPGTVGGAAYMNAGANGQETADTIDSMEIITNEGESRMLKRRELNFGYRSSPFQEMKELASITAVTFRLKFSKTAREMQQEYLARRWRTQPLAQRSAGSVFRNPFSMGFSAAELIEQAGLKGLKVGGAMVSNKHANFFINCGSATSQDMLELIGIVKDAVNQKFGVELKEEVLYIHPS; encoded by the exons ATGCCACTGCCCATCAGAAAGAGCGGTAGCAGAGCCCCAAACCAAGTATTTGCAATGCAAATAAAGCCCTCATATATGGCAAACTATCAATTCCCTCTAAACCCACAAAGAAAGTTGCATTCTTGTAGTCAAGTTTACAGCAGTTTCAACAAGCAAGAAACAGCTCCAAACTCGAGCCGGTTACAGTTTATTCGCAAGAAGAAGCTGCTCAGTGATCTCAGTACATGGGGCATTGGAGGCCCTGCTAATTACTTCGTCCAAGTCTTTAACCAAACCCAACTTGTTTCTGCT TGCAGGTATTGTGATGAGCAATCGATGAGATATATAATATTGGGTAAGGGCTCGAATTGCCTGTTCGATGACATGGGTTTTGATGGTTGTGTCATTCTCAATCGGATCGAGTTCTTGGAGAAGATAGAACATGGAGTATACCGGGTAGGAAGTGGGTACCCGTTTAATCGTTTAGGATTTGTGTGTGCAAATGAAGGTTTTTCAGGGCTTGAATTTGCTGGGGGTGTTCCTGGGACTGTTGGTGGAGCTGCTTACATGAATGCTGGAGCAAATGGCCAG GAAACAGCTGACACTATTGATAGCATGGAAATCATCACAAATGAAGGCGAATCTAGGATGCTAAAAAGAAGAGAGCTAAATTTTGGCTATAGGTCATCACCATTTCAAGAAAtgaaggagttggcatccattACTGCAGTTACATTCCGGCTCAAGTTCTCCAAAACTGCACGAGAAATGCAGCAAGAATACCTGGCTAG AAGATGGAGGACACAACCTTTGGCGCAAAGAAGTGCTGGTTCAGTTTTTAGAAATCCATTTTCTATGGGTTTTTCTGCTGCAGAATTGATTGAGCAAGCTGGGTTGAAAGGGTTAAAAGTTGGTGGAGCTATGGTCTCAAACAAGCATGCCAACTTTTTCATAAATTGTGGTTCTGCAACTTCTCAAGACATGCTTGAGCTCATAGGCATAGTTAAGGATGCAGTAAATCAAAAGTTTGGAGTAGAACTAAAGGAAGAAGTCTTATACATACATCCATCTTAG
- the LOC104119857 gene encoding protein ABA DEFICIENT 4, chloroplastic-like, translating into MKRSLSFNSSSCFCSPLNKSSMNFSSSCFCYSHISLKMNCRAPALMSRRNQPTSYTFLEKNSDIVNQRVVEFRTKFRSGANFLGGSRVIIQLNLQTTLAQRKSSRVTACLPSSEIASTVFTLGTAAVLPFYTLMVVAPKTELTRKVMKSSIPYIGFGLLYTYLVYLSWTPDTVRLMFASKYWLPELPGITKMFSNEMTLASAWIHLLAVDLFAARQVYHDGLQNDIETRHSVSLCLLFCPVGIVTHFITKALTSSPEKRQHRTH; encoded by the exons ATGAAAAGGTCACTTTCTTTTAATTCTTCTTCTTGTTTTTGTTCCCCTCTTAATAAGTCAAGTATGAACTTCTCTTCTTCTTGCTTCTGCTACTCTCACATCTCACTCAAG ATGAACTGCAGGGCACCTGCCTTGATGTCCAGGAGAAACCAGCCTACCTCTTATACTTTTCTAGAAAAGAATTCTGACATTGTAAATCAACGAGTAGTGGAattcagaaccaagtttagaagtggaGCGAATTTCCTGGGAGGATCAAGAGTCATTATTCAACTTAATCTTCAAACAACTCTTGCTCAAAGAAAAAGCTCCAGGGTGACTGCTT GTTTGCCAAGTTCTGAAATTGCTTCTACTGTTTTCACACTGGGAACAGCAGCGGTTCTTCCGTTTTATACCCTCATGGTTGTGGCTCCTAAAACTGAACTT ACCAGAAAAGTGATGAAAAGCAGCATACCCTATATTGGCTTTGGACTTCTGTACACATATCTAGTATACCTCTCTTGGACACCAGATACAGTTCGGCTGATGTTTGCTAGTAAATACTGGCTTCCGGAG CTGCCCGGCATAACTAAGATGTTCTCCAACGAGATGACATTAGCTTCTGCATGGATTCACTTGTTGGCCGTAGATCTTTTTGCTGCAAG GCAGGTTTATCATGATGGATTGCAAAATGATATTGAAACCCGCCATTCTGTGTCTCTGTGCTTGCTGTTTTGCCCCGTCGGAATTGTTACTCACTTCATCACCAAAGCTCTAACCAGTAGCCCAGAAAAGAGACAGCATAGGACTCATTAA